Proteins encoded within one genomic window of Hermetia illucens chromosome 2, iHerIll2.2.curated.20191125, whole genome shotgun sequence:
- the LOC119649173 gene encoding proteasome subunit beta type-7 — MQTDLARDIPQAGFNFENCLRNEQLMRNGFKPPKMVKTGTTIAGIIYKDGVILGADTRATEGPIVSDKNCSKIHYLAKNMYCCGAGTAADTEMTTDLIASQLELHRLNTGRQVPVITANTLLKQMLFRYQGYISAALVLGGVDKTGSYIYCIYPHGSTDKLPYASMGSGSLAAMSVFEARWRPDMSEEEGKKLVRDAIAGGVFNDLGSGSNIDLCVIRKDSTEYLRNYELANKKGERSLNYEFKPGTTAVLKSQIHKFEITERVLPVGVTPMETA; from the exons ATGCAGACAGACTTAGCTCGTGATATTCCTCAAGCGGgattcaattttgaaaattgcctCCG CAACGAGCAGCTCATGAGAAATGGGTTTAAACCCCCTAAGATGGTGAAGACCGGCACAACGATCGCTGGAATTATTTACAAGGATGGCGTCATCCTGGGAGCTGATACCCGAGCTACAGAAGGGCCGATTGTGTCGGACAAGAACTGCTCGAAAATTCATTATTTGGCAAAGAATATGTA CTGCTGTGGTGCTGGAACTGCCGCGGACACAGAAATGACGACCGACTTGATTGCGTCCCAGTTGGAGCTGCATCGTCTCAACACTGGTCGCCAAGTTCCCGTGATTACGGCGAATACTTTGCTAAAACAGATGTTGTTCCGGTACCAGGGATATATCAGTGCTGCTCTCgttctgggtggtgttgatAAGACAG GATCCTACATTTACTGCATCTACCCTCACGGTTCAACCGACAAGCTCCCGTACGCATCAATGGGCTCTGGAAGTCTGGCCGCTATGTCAGTGTTTGAAGCCCGTTGGCGCCCAgacatgtcggaggaggagggaaaGAAGCTTGTGCGGGATGCCATCGCCGGTGGTGTGTTCAACGATCTTGGCTCAGGTTCAAACATCGACTTGTGTGTGATCCGCAAGGACTCCACAGAATACTTGAGGAATTATGAACTAGCCAATAAGAAGGGAGAACGCTCG CTCAACTATGAATTCAAACCGGGCACCACGGCCGTCCTCAAGTCGCAGATTCACAAATTCGAGATTACTGAACGCGTTCTGCCAGTTGGAGTGACACCGATGGAGACAGCTTAa
- the LOC119649172 gene encoding 39S ribosomal protein L39, mitochondrial, producing the protein MSVVTKFIKRGLAPINHQIRYSSSSEVAKYRSDLFSLEQKRQREDVGRVEKIEVRYLGLPEDVTLVMNKDLSTPYNCAQHLSEGHCKRSALALINGSVAWDMHRPLKESCTLQLLNFTVADPHIVNRAFWRTCSFMLGAALHECFKEEAGLQLHSFPGPNVKSGSFVHDIVLAARNWKPTPKEMRTFSAELIKLAAKDLKIERLDVSNALAMEMFKDNRYKTEQLPSISAQNNGQVTVYRVGQHVDISRGPMIGSTGQLGRCTISAVHEIGHEGDGNGIYRVQGVALPIGIRIGHFAYGILEERSSKLNSARLPTEPFEEHSTEHAIA; encoded by the exons ATGAGTGTCGTGACAAAGTTCATCAAGCGAGGTTTAGCGCCTATCAATCATCAAATTA GATATTCCTCCTCCTCTGAGGTAGCGAAATATCGCAGCGATCTATTCTCATTGGAACAGAAAAGGCAGCGGGAAGATGTCGGCCGTGTAGAGAAGATTGAGGTTAGATACTTAGGACTGCCGGAAGATGTTACCCTCGTGATGAACAAGGATCTGTCCACCCCTTATAACTGCGCGCAACATTTGAGTGAAGGACACTGTAAAAGGTCAGCGCTAGCATTGATTAATGGAAGCGTAGCCTGGGATATGCACAGACCGTTGAAGGAATCATGCACTCTGCAGTTATTGAATTTCACAGTGGCTGATCCTCACATAGTAAATCG AGCATTTTGGCGAACCTGCTCCTTCATGCTTGGTGCAGCTTTACACGAATGCTTCAAAGAAGAGGCCGGTCTGCAACTACACAGCTTCCCAGGTCCAAACG TGAAATCCGGAAGTTTCGTCCATGACATCGTCCTTGCAGCACGCAATTGGAAACCGACACCCAAAGAAATGCGCACATTCTCAGCAGAACTTATCAAATTAGCAGCAAAAGATCTGAAAATTGAACGACTCGATGTCTCGAATGCACTCGCCATGGAAATGTTCAAAGATAATCGTTATAAAACCGAACAGTTGCCAAGTATATCAGCACAAAATAATGGACAGGTGACTGTTTATCGGGTGGGACAACATGTGGACATTTCACGGGGACCGATGATTGGATCAACTGGTCAACTGGGACGATGCACCATATCTGCAGTGCATGAGATCGGTCATGAAGGTGATGGGAATGGAATTTACAGAGTGCAAGGTGTCGCTTTACCGATTGGAATTAGGATTGGTCATTTTGCTTATGGAATTTTGGAGGAGAGATCATCCAAGTTG AATTCCGCACGATTGCCCACCGAGCCATTCGAGGAGCACTCAACGGAGCATGCAATTGCATAA